Proteins encoded within one genomic window of Humulus lupulus chromosome 1, drHumLupu1.1, whole genome shotgun sequence:
- the LOC133803040 gene encoding dnaJ protein P58IPK homolog isoform X2 encodes MPMPRWRNVLLLKNSLISSSSTTTYRASFHSTPVSCEKWKNKWNSDVEGGQQPSKNYIRYATRQKRADAKKALKDLLNKSGASKFSFQDDDSMWRPGGQADKSDNSRKKHKPKYSAKHAYKAQQKKTKGSSSDRTVLGLPLTGPLKLDDVKKAFRLSALKWHPDKHQGPSQAMAEEKFKHCAEAYNSLCKVVSPA; translated from the exons ATGCCAATGCCCAGATGGCGAAACGTCTTGTTGTTGAAGAACTCGTTGATTTCATCATCATCTACGACAACCTATCGGGCTTCGTTCCATTCTACTCCGGTTTCATGTGAAAAATGGAAGAACAAATGGAATTCT GATGTAGAAGGAGGTCAACAACCATCAAAG AATTATATCAGGTATGCAACACGTCAAAAGCGAGCTGATGCTAAGAAGGCATTGAAAGATCTTCTGAACAAAAGCGGGGCCTCCAAATTTTCATTTCAA GATGATGACTCAATGTGGAGACCTGGTGGGCAGGCAGATAAATCAGATAACTCTCGAAAGAAACATAAGCCAAAGTATTCAGCTAAGCATGCTTACAAAGCTcaacaaaagaaaacaaaag GATCATCTTCTGATAGAACAGTTCTCGGTCTGCCTCTAACCGGCCCTTTGAAATTAGATGATGTAAAAAAGGC TTTCCGTTTATCTGCTTTAAAATGGCATCCGGATAAGCATCAAGGCCCTTCACAG GCAATGGCTGAAGAGAAATTCAAGCATTGTGCCGAAGCATACAATTCATTGTGCAAGGTGGTATCCCCAGCTTGA
- the LOC133803040 gene encoding uncharacterized protein LOC133803040 isoform X1 yields the protein MPMPRWRNVLLLKNSLISSSSTTTYRASFHSTPVSCEKWKNKWNSDVEGGQQPSKNYIRYATRQKRADAKKALKDLLNKSGASKFSFQDDDSMWRPGGQADKSDNSRKKHKPKYSAKHAYKAQQKKTKAKFRGEGFNENFNDHETVFRATFGNRWYTWSFNLRNESFFRDSASEFEWQERSNWNYRSKSFEGSSDSESDDESYTAGSSSDRTVLGLPLTGPLKLDDVKKAFRLSALKWHPDKHQGPSQAMAEEKFKHCAEAYNSLCKVVSPA from the exons ATGCCAATGCCCAGATGGCGAAACGTCTTGTTGTTGAAGAACTCGTTGATTTCATCATCATCTACGACAACCTATCGGGCTTCGTTCCATTCTACTCCGGTTTCATGTGAAAAATGGAAGAACAAATGGAATTCT GATGTAGAAGGAGGTCAACAACCATCAAAG AATTATATCAGGTATGCAACACGTCAAAAGCGAGCTGATGCTAAGAAGGCATTGAAAGATCTTCTGAACAAAAGCGGGGCCTCCAAATTTTCATTTCAA GATGATGACTCAATGTGGAGACCTGGTGGGCAGGCAGATAAATCAGATAACTCTCGAAAGAAACATAAGCCAAAGTATTCAGCTAAGCATGCTTACAAAGCTcaacaaaagaaaacaaaag CTAAATTTAGAGGAGAGGGTTTCAATGAGAATTTCAATGATCATGAGACAGTTTTTCGAGCAACTTTTGGAAACAGATGGTATACTTGGTCTTTTAACTTAAGAAATGAGTCTTTCTTCAGAGATTCAGCATCTGAATTTGAGTGGCAAGAACGATCAAACTGGAACTATAGAAGTAAATCATTTGAGGGCAGTAGTGATTCTGAGTCTGATGACGAATCCTATACTGCAGGATCATCTTCTGATAGAACAGTTCTCGGTCTGCCTCTAACCGGCCCTTTGAAATTAGATGATGTAAAAAAGGC TTTCCGTTTATCTGCTTTAAAATGGCATCCGGATAAGCATCAAGGCCCTTCACAG GCAATGGCTGAAGAGAAATTCAAGCATTGTGCCGAAGCATACAATTCATTGTGCAAGGTGGTATCCCCAGCTTGA